The Chanodichthys erythropterus isolate Z2021 chromosome 5, ASM2448905v1, whole genome shotgun sequence sequence atattttaaaatgtcatttattccgtgttggcaaacattaattttcagcatcattaagtgtcttaagtgtcacatccttcagaaatcattctattatgctAAGAAAACTTTCTTATTACTATCAGTTTTGTACtgattaatgtttttgtggaaaccatgatacattttttcaggatactttgatgaatagaaagtttagaagaacagcatttatttgaaataaaaatcttttgtaacattataaatatctttactgtcatttttaatcaatttaatgcacatttgttgtataaatgtaataatttcttaaaaaaaaagaaaaaagaaaagcatatgatcctcaaacttttgaactataGTGTATAAATATGCAGTCGAAATATTTGTACCATTGTTAGTCTACTTGGTAGGATCCTAAAATTAGACTTGATATCTGGAAGTGACATTATTGTTTACTGTATCTATATTTGAACAACAGAATAGTTTGCCAGGGGAATCACGTTCTGAATGACCTATTCTGAACTTTGAAATACTCACAAAAATACTCACATCGTACGTAATCTCTTCACCAAGGTCCTTTTCCATAATAAACATTCTGGCAATTTTTTCACATGGACCATGCAGCAGGCGAGATACCAAAGGGTATTCTGTGTCCTTAAGTTTTGTTCTCTCTGGGGACAAAAGATGAGGAATCCGCAAATTCAGTCGACTCTTGCAGAAACTAAACACTGTAAACTTAAGAATGACAAGCCTCACCCCCTGACGCATGGACTAGGTATAGGGCAAACTCATCTGCCTTATTCTCAACCTGTAAAGAAGTACAAAACAGAGAAGTAATGAGTAGTAAAGATCATCATATTCAACTGAATCAGGGAAAACTTACCCGAAACTTAGTAAGAAGCAGGTTAAGAACTTGATGTGTTGTTAAAGTGCTGTTCACTCGCACATTAGTCACTGAACCATACGATGGAGTGAAAACTGATGTCTGTAAAGAAAGGAGATCAAGTTCAGCAATAAGTGATTGTAAATGTTTGATCTTTCATAAATGATGTGGTACAAGTTTAGTGTAAAATTTGGCAAATAacatttggagaaaaaaaaaaataggccaCGATTAAATTCATATAATGTACTGTACAATATACAATTAAGTTATGAAAGGTAATATAGTCCTTGTATGCTGTGCCATTTGATTAGCATAAGGCAATAAAATGACTGGCAGCTATAGAACGtttttaaatatgtgtttttgtttcCGAATATAATCATTAAATTTATCAACAGTGgctgtaaagacatttataatatatatatatagaaagcagTTAATTaagaaactgttttcaacattgataataataagaaatgttctttagcattaaatcagcatattagaatgatttctgaaggttcATGTGACATCTCCACATCTGCAAAGGGACCAGGCCAACTTATACGACCTTCGAGGACCATTTATGAGAGTGGCAGATGACAACAGATAATAAAAGCACATGGTGCAGCCAAAGGGAAGGCCTGCACAGGAAAACACTGCCTCTCAACAGCTGCATCCATCTCACAATACTGATGTACAGCATAAACACTTAGACGACGGACACTTCCCTTTACAGATGCTGCTGTGGCACTTTATGAGAGCACCAGGCCCCTTGCCAGGCACAATGAATGTTATCTTTCAGTGAGCTCTATTGTACTATTGTCCTGAGCTTGGAGCATGGAAGACTTCCAGCTCATCTCTGTCTTCTGCCTGAGAGGCTGCCCTAGTGTTCTCTGGGTGAAAGCTTTATGGATAGTCACAGTTCAAGTTTAACAGTGCTtattaagaataataaaatactTTGTGGTTGTAGAAATGGCCATTGATGGAGAAGCGGTGTCTTTTTATTCTCTGTGAATCGGCAGAGTTGTGGATTTTAGATCTTCTTTGGATATTCACATAGCTGGCATCACTTCTCGTTCTCAGCAGTTGAGGGATGTCCTCCTCAGCACCATCCACACCTGCAGCAGAACAGCATTCAGAGACATGAGTAGGCTAAAAGCATTTAGATGAGACATTCAAAGATGAGCTCTTTACTAGAGCCCTTCATGTCAGAAAAATGTTGGGAACATCCAATTATGCATTTAGTTCAGTTAAGAAAAATAATCTATAACAACCTTCAATATTAAAAAGAGCATTTAAAGGTTTTCCTACTTTTGTGTGGAGAGGTCCGGATGTTTTTCATACTCACTGGGTACAGGTGTGGCActgattttgttgttgttgggcTCTAAACAAAACTGGTGTGAAAAACTCTGTTCACCATTTTCATTCCTGTAAACAACCACAAAAATGTCTAATTGAACAATATGATGGCAAACTATAAGCTTTCAATGGATATGGTACAAAAAAAGCCTTCAATTACTGTTCTTATGTTGTTTTTCAGCAGTTGTTGTATGGCCATCTCAAAAATGTATGATCATCGCAAGAGATCACACTACataatattttctatttatttaaatgaagttCAGAAAATCTGCAACCACATTTTGCATACTTTAAACCCTTAATTTGTGTGATTTTATTATCCAGCATTAAGCAgtattaattttacattaacatttgATGTTAAGCTACTTTTCATgttgattttacttttttttttttttttttgattttttgaagatttttgtctttttgtataatattcatggaaagtgttcaataataactttatttatatttatatttatttactttaaattaGGAATTTTCTATTAAAACTGGAATATTTCATTGGAAATTCTGATTGATTTATCTGTGGTagctataatattatataataatgttaACTGATTTGACTAATGTGATCAAGATGACAATCTTCTTATGTTCACGTGCTGAATCTTTTTGCTTCCAGCATCAAATCAAGGTCACCACAGCTTTGGATATTATATTTGTGAGCTGATTAAAATTTCCATAATACAGATGAGTGCTGCACGTGAGCCCAAGTTAATAGCTAGTTCCTCTGTCTGTGAAAGACAATGGCAGCTTTCACCCAGTTTCACTCATGTGCCAGAATATTCCTTTCTAACAATGACCACAGGTCATCAATGCTTACAGAGTTACAGCTATGATAGAAAGTGCATTAAACCTcaatgaaaagtatttttttggggATTTTAGGAAAAGTGCAAGGCATTATTTATGATAAAatctacaatgtaaaaaatgattgtgattttaacgataaaagactaaaaatactacagtgaaaaggtggtttacagaaagtttccatacTACTGTATATACGGTGAATATTCCTCTGAAATAGTTCTAACCTTACATTTAGTGtaattttacagtgaaataccattcaatttacagtttttgtaaGTGAAAAATAAGTCATTGTatcatttacagtgaaattACCGTAACCTTACAGTAAATTGAAGTTCCCATAATTCCCTtcatgacacttcacatttgatgtatttttgttgaaataactctgtttcttcttagttttttctaatcagttatgtacattagggttttatgttacatctaatgttgcaaaattaatgtttattgcatttttaaaatgtcatgtgtgttaccatgatggtgtttagtgtttgtatgaatgacactgtgtgcaccttttatatattagtattgtccttctcaacttgtggaaaagcttgatgagctttgattcatcatgtgactctcatcaccactgtgtttggtggttgtcagtgtattacaaagatacaaaacagatattagtacttcaatacgttggtaaattaacattatatcagttaatgaaatatatttttttactgtaaatttaaattaaatctgtaaaacctaaaatgttgctaccgtattttttaccataaatttctggcaaccacagcagccggggtttttttactgtaaatttaatggaattttttttacagtgtgcaaaataaacagttattaaaatataaacctTCAAATTATACGgttttaaactgtaaaatacctaaaatgttgctaccatatttttacagtaaaattctggcaaccacagctgccatttTTTTTGCGTAAattttacaggatttttttttttttttacagtgtaagctGACTGTGAAAGAAAGGAGCAGCCATTTAACATACAAAAAAGGGTTTACATCCATGACATAACCTATAAATTGAGACATCTACGATTGAAATAATGAAACGAACAGATGGAGTTACGACCTAATGAAAGAAAGGGGACATCTGGGTGTGGTGTAGCAGCAGGATTCAGGCTGTTCCACCCACCTGCTGGACTCTGAGCACTCCTCCCTCCACACACCCGTGCAGGCATAGCGAAAACGCTCGTTGTCGTCGTGCATTTGGAGTCTGATTGGCCTTTTCAAGCCCCAGGAGATGTTGAGTAAACCCTCCACAATCAGCTCGCCCTCTTCCTgcaagtaataataataatcatcatttACCCTTTTGTCAGAGGGAGGAAATCCTGCTGGCTCATGTCTCAGCTCAGTTTCAAGTGTACGTGCTGAAGAGGCAGTTGCAAACCGCAGAAATTCAATTGAAGACGGTGAAGTTATGGAAAGTCACTTTGGGAGGAGTACAATACAGCACACGTACAAGATGTATTATTTTCGAGTGTGACTCTGAACAATGATGTGCGTTCAATTCAGTAATCTTAACTATCAGTTAATTCAATAGCAAAAAGTGCAAAATACAGGTTTCATTCACCCTCAGAAGTGTTGAATGAAAATTGTTACAGTGCTGTAATACAGGCTACAATGAGCACTTTAGGAAACTGACTTCAAATTGACATGACATATGACAGACTACAGATCGAATACTTCAAATAACTGAAAACAGGAAATTTTAGGCaagactttattttaaggtgacataaTTACAtgatactacatgtgtacttactatagtaattacagtaaattatgcataattacaagtaactaaccctaaaccaaaccctaaccgtaagtacatgtagttaatattactcagtacttatttaaGTATATAACTAtgcc is a genomic window containing:
- the rassf4a gene encoding ras association domain-containing protein 4a; translated protein: MDPDKISYVRLNEEKVIAKSDILSLLKTYNCYHEGKNFQLRIREEEGELIVEGLLNISWGLKRPIRLQMHDDNERFRYACTGVWREECSESSRNENGEQSFSHQFCLEPNNNKISATPVPSVDGAEEDIPQLLRTRSDASYVNIQRRSKIHNSADSQRIKRHRFSINGHFYNHKTSVFTPSYGSVTNVRVNSTLTTHQVLNLLLTKFRVENKADEFALYLVHASGERTKLKDTEYPLVSRLLHGPCEKIARMFIMEKDLGEEITYDVAQYIKFEMPVLDSFIKKLEEEEEREILKLTRKYRALRSMILQKLDGISDSANYA